One Anas platyrhynchos isolate ZD024472 breed Pekin duck chromosome 10, IASCAAS_PekinDuck_T2T, whole genome shotgun sequence genomic window carries:
- the IL2RG gene encoding cytokine receptor common subunit gamma isoform X1: MAVPMAFFAPVLLFIGLGPHLATAHGPTGVECVLFNEEYMTCKWGSRETLTANYSLYYWYETRLPMLECKHYLWDQGVSVGCHFNKSEIIQFQPFHVLLNASVNGQTLEIRSKRMELQDLVKPGAPVNLTIRNMSSNQLQLTWSSPYPKAQCLEHAVKYKSNKDTSWIEHGVKGDIFSFPSVDYEKYYTFYVRSKINSYCGSTQLWSEWSVPVVWGRNTTSKGLAEEQLQRFWIHTVLVPIASCLLLLVLVVLLVRMERVWVILMPRIPNPSKNFDELFITHNGNFQEWAGVPKDMLESFKPNYSESICHVSELPSKESHEPQWDGSNRPPGGPGAPAGPREHSPYQNNYVGV, from the exons ATGGCGGTGCCCATGGCTTTCTTCGCGCCCGTCCTGCTGTTCATCGGGCTGGGCCCCCACCTCGCCACTGCCCATGGCCCCACAG GGGTGGAGTGCGTCCTGTTCAACGAGGAGTACATGACCTGCAAgtggggcagcagggagacGCTCACCGCCAACTACTCCCTCTACTACTG GTACGAGACCAGGTTGCCCATGCTGGAGTGCAAGCACTACCTGTGGGACCAGGGGGTCAGCGTCGGCTGCCACTTCAACAAGAGcgagatcatccagttccagccttTCCACGTCCTCCTCAACGCCAGTGTCAACGGCCAGACCCTGGAGATCCGCAGCAAGCGCATGGAGCTGCAGGACCTCG TGAAACCGGGGGCTCCCGTCAACCTGACCATCCGCAACATGAGCAGCAACCAGCTGCAGCTGACCTGGAGCTCCCCGTACCCCAAGGCGCAGTGCCTGGAGCACGCCGTCAAGTACAAGAGCAACAAGGACACCAGCTGGATC GAGCACGGGGTGAAGGGAGAcatcttctccttccccagcgTGGACTACGAGAAGTACTACACCTTCTACGTGCGCAGCAAGATCAACAGCTACTGcggcagcacccagctctggaGCGAGTGGAGCGTCCCTGTGGTCTGGGGCAGAAACACCACCAGCAAGG GTCTCGcggaggagcagctgcagaggttCTGGATCCACACGGTTCTCGTCCCCAtcgcctcctgcctgctgctgctggtcctcGTCGTCCTGCTGGTGCGCATGGAGAG GGTTTGGGTCATCCTCATGCCCCGGATCCCCAACCCCAGCAAGAACTTCGACGAGCTCTTCATCACCCACAACGGGAACTTTCAG GAATGGGCTGGAGTCCCCAAAGACATGCTGGAGAGCTTCAAGCCCAACTACAGCGAGAGCATCTGCCACGTGAGCGAGCTGCCCTCCAAGGAGAGCCACGAGCCCCAGTGGGATGGCAGCAACCGCCCGCCGGGGGGGCCCGGGGCCCCGGCTGGGCCCCGTGAGCACAGCCCCTACCAGAACAACTACGTGGGGGTGTGA
- the IL2RG gene encoding cytokine receptor common subunit gamma precursor (The RefSeq protein has 3 substitutions compared to this genomic sequence), with product MAVPMAFFAPVLLFIGLGPHLATAHGPTGVECVLFNEEYMTCKWGSRETLTANYSLYYWYETRLPMLECKHYLWDQGVSVGCHFNKSEIIQFQPFHVLLNASVNGQTLEIRSKRMELQDLVKPGAPVNLTIRNMSSNQLQLTWSSPYPKAQCLEHAVKYKSNKDTSWIEHGVKGDIFSFPSVDYEKYYTFYVRSKINSYCGSTQLWSEWSVPVVWGRNTTSKGRDVPTAPAPSPAPRWPCAGWVPTTRAPRRSRGGAAAEVLDPHGSRPHRLLPAAAGPRRPAGAHGEGLGHPHAPDPQPQQELRRALHHPQRELPGMGWSPQRHAGELQAQLQREHLPRERAALQGEPRAPVGWQQPPAGGARGPGWAP from the exons ATGGCGGTGCCCATGGCTTTCTTCGCGCCCGTCCTGCTGTTCATCGGGCTGGGCCCCCACCTCGCCACTGCCCATGGCCCCACAG GGGTGGAGTGCGTCCTGTTCAACGAGGAGTACATGACCTGCAAgtggggcagcagggagacGCTCACCGCCAACTACTCCCTCTACTACTG GTACGAGACCAGGTTGCCCATGCTGGAGTGCAAGCACTACCTGTGGGACCAGGGGGTCAGCGTCGGCTGCCACTTCAACAAGAGcgagatcatccagttccagccttTCCACGTCCTCCTCAACGCCAGTGTCAACGGCCAGACCCTGGAGATCCGCAGCAAGCGCATGGAGCTGCAGGACCTCG TGAAACCGGGGGCTCCCGTCAACCTGACCATCCGCAACATGAGCAGCAACCAGCTGCAGCTGACCTGGAGCTCCCCGTACCCCAAGGCGCAGTGCCTGGAGCACGCCGTCAAGTACAAGAGCAACAAGGACACCAGCTGGATC GAGCACGGGGTGAAGGGAGAcatcttctccttccccagcgTGGACTACGAGAAGTACTACACCTTCTACGTGCGCAGCAAGATCAACAGCTACTGcggcagcacccagctctggaGCGAGTGGAGCGTCCCTGTGGTCTGGGGCAGAAACACCACCAGCAAGGGTAGGGACGTGCCCACGGCGCCggctccttcccctgccccgcGGTGGCTGTGCGCCGGCTGGGTCCCCACCACCAGGGCTCCTCACAGGTCTCGcggaggagcagctgcagaggttCTGGATCCACACGGTTCTCGTCCCCAtcgcctcctgcctgctgctgctggtcctcGTCGTCCTGCTGGTGCGCATGGAGAG GGTTTGGGTCATCCTCATGCCCCGGATCCCCAACCCCAGCAAGAACTTCGACGAGCTCTTCATCACCCACAACGGGAACTTTCAG GAATGGGCTGGAGTCCCCAAAGACATGCTGGAGAGCTTCAAGCCCAACTACAGCGAGAGCATCTGCCACGTGAGCGAGCTGCCCTCCAAGGAGAGCCACGAGCCCCAGTGGGATGGCAGCAACCGCCCGCCGGGGGGGCCCGGGGCCCCGGCTGGGCCCCGTGA
- the C10HXorf65 gene encoding uncharacterized protein CXorf65 homolog isoform X2: MFICINHGDNQSFLVNTDCPVLLLLSHLRSKVGVPATDVIDVCDKLGTPKLLFQVKTLRERASEFLPAPGTYYVCRVELGTPGTAQELASRTFTPLLKDPSVALIEGLRHHGQHTHRRLQRSLKAAEGRRAPATEALPAGTYSQGAGKAAARGAARPSEEQEGAPRRTPQPPGGRQQRPRQR; the protein is encoded by the exons ATGTTCATCTGCATCAACCATGGTG ACAACCAGAGCTTCCTGGTCAACACCGACTGCcccgtcctgctgctgctctcccaccTGAGGAGCAAGGTGGGGGTCCCCGCCACCG ACGTCATCGATGTGTGCGACAAGCTGGGCACCCCCAAGCTGCTCTTCCAGGTCAAGACCCTACGGGAGAGGGCCAGCGAGTTCCTGCCAGCGCCCGGCACCTACTACGTGTGCAGGGTGGAGTTGGGCACCCCCG GCACCGCGCAGGAGCTGGCATCGCGGACCTTCACGCCCCTGCTGAAGGACCCCAGCGTGGCGCTGATCG AGGGACTGCGGCACCACGGGCAGCACACGCACAGGAGGCTCCAGCGCTCGCTGAAGGCTGCGGAGGGCAGGAGGGCGCCGGCCACCGAGGCACTGCCCGCTGGCACCTACAGCCAGGGAGCG GGCAAGGCAGCGGCACGAGGCGCGGCGCGACCCAgcgaggagcaggagggggctCCCCGCAggaccccgcagcccccgggggggcggcAGCAGCGGCCGAGGCAGCGCTGA
- the C10HXorf65 gene encoding uncharacterized protein CXorf65 homolog isoform X1 produces the protein MFICINHGDNQSFLVNTDCPVLLLLSHLRSKVGVPATDVIDVCDKLGTPKLLFQVKTLRERASEFLPAPGTYYVCRVELGTPGTAQELASRTFTPLLKDPSVALIGGGTAAPRAAHAQEAPALAEGCGGQEGAGHRGTARWHLQPGSGQGSGTRRGATQRGAGGGSPQDPAAPGGAAAAAEAALSPIKPRGRRHRDTGTGTAPRGAPRRRGSTSHAPFSFYGRGSLKPRPLSGSGRGQPR, from the exons ATGTTCATCTGCATCAACCATGGTG ACAACCAGAGCTTCCTGGTCAACACCGACTGCcccgtcctgctgctgctctcccaccTGAGGAGCAAGGTGGGGGTCCCCGCCACCG ACGTCATCGATGTGTGCGACAAGCTGGGCACCCCCAAGCTGCTCTTCCAGGTCAAGACCCTACGGGAGAGGGCCAGCGAGTTCCTGCCAGCGCCCGGCACCTACTACGTGTGCAGGGTGGAGTTGGGCACCCCCG GCACCGCGCAGGAGCTGGCATCGCGGACCTTCACGCCCCTGCTGAAGGACCCCAGCGTGGCGCTGATCGGTGG AGGGACTGCGGCACCACGGGCAGCACACGCACAGGAGGCTCCAGCGCTCGCTGAAGGCTGCGGAGGGCAGGAGGGCGCCGGCCACCGAGGCACTGCCCGCTGGCACCTACAGCCAGGGAGCG GGCAAGGCAGCGGCACGAGGCGCGGCGCGACCCAgcgaggagcaggagggggctCCCCGCAggaccccgcagcccccgggggggcggcAGCAGCGGCCGAGGCAGCGCTGAGCCCAATAAAGCCGCGGGGCCGCCGGCACCGGGacaccgggaccgggaccgcgCCACGTGGCGCCCCCCGCCGGCGGGGCAGCAcaagccacgcccccttttccttttatgGGCGGGGCTCCCTcaagccacgccccctttcTGGGAGTGGGCGTGGCCAGCCCCGGTAA
- the LOC101794001 gene encoding sestrin-3 isoform X2 gives MIVCPQSMEHPRGSRCQRLPGQVVKMSGSEPERPQFLFVKALASRGRLEAVTQQMGYHPRYLDSFLKTQHYLLHMDGPLPFDCRHYIAIMAAARHQCRYLVNLHVLQFLRAGGDPQWLRGLDFIPPKLRNLNEINKILAHRPWLITKEHIEKLLKISEWSWSLAELVHAVVLLAHCHALASFVFGCGCEQEEGLGGRGSLKASPPGNQCFCEAATGNGCSQELLRINRKRSLDSCMELDSLRERIQRIHVETEGREETRLLPPDREEDTIGEVTGAANLACYMQDPDFGYQDFARRDEDQTQDYSWEDHGFSLVNRLYSDIGHLLDEKFRMVGGLQSSAMAKRQGCEPSVFKRGIWNYIHCMFGIRYDDYDYAEVNHLLERMLKVYIKTVTCYPEKTNPEMFDRFWKQFKHSEKVHVNLLILEARMQAELLYALQAITQYMVS, from the exons ATGATCGTGTGTCCCCAGAGCATGGAGCACCCCCGAGGAAGCCGGTGCCAGCGGCTGCCGGGGCAG GTGGTGAAGATGTCCGGCAGCGAGCCCGAGCGCCCGCAGTTCCTCTTCGTGAAGGCGCTGGCGAGCCGGGGGCGGCTGGAGGCGGTGACCCAGCAGATGGGCTACCACCCGCGCTACCTCGACAGCTTCCTGAAGACGCAGCACTACCTGCTGCACATGGACGGCCCGCTGCCCTTCGACTGCCGCCACTACATCGCCATCATG GCGGCCGCCCGGCACCAGTGCCGGTACCTGGTGAACCTGCACGTGCTGCAGTTCCTGCGGGCGGGGGGCGATCCCCAGTGGCTGCGCGGCCTCGACTTCATCCCCCCCAAACTCCGCAACCTCAACGAGATCAACAAGATCCTGGCCCACCGGCCCTGGCTCATCACCAAGGAGCACATCGAG aagctgctgaaaaTCAGCGAGTGGAGCTGGTCGCTGGCGGAGCTGGTGCACGCCGTCGTCCTCCTGGCGCACTGCCACGCGCTCGCCAGCTTTGTCTTCGGCTGCGGCTGCGAGCAGgaagaggggctggggggccggGGGTCGCTGAAGGCCTCTCCGCCTGGGAACCAGTGCTTCTGCGAGGCCGCCACCGGGAACggctgcagccaggagctgctgcgcATCAACCGCAAGAGG TCCCTGGACTCCTGCATGGAGCTGGACTCTCTCCGGGAGCGCATTCAGCGGATCCACGTAGAGAcggagggcagggaggagacGAGGCTGCTGCCACCGGACCGTGAGGAAG aTACCATCGGGGAAGTCACTGGCGCCGCCAACCTGGCGTGCTACATGCAGGACCCCGACTTTGGCTACCAGGACTTTGCCCGGCGCGATGAGGACCAGACGCAG GATTACTCCTGGGAAGACCACGGCTTCTCGCTGGTGAACCGCCTCTACTCGGACATCGGGCACCTCCTGGATGAGAAGTTCCGGATGGTGGGTGGCCTGCAGAGCAGTGCCATGGCCAAGAGACAGGGCTGCGAACCCTCAGTCTTCAAGCGGGGCATCTGGAACTACATCCACTGCATGTTTGGCATCAG GTACGACGACTATGACTACGCAGAGGTGAATCACCTCCTGGAGCGAATGCTCAAAGTCTACATTAAGACTGTAACCTGCTACCCAGAGAAGACAAACCCCGAAATGTTCGACAGGTTCTGGAAGCAGTTCAAGCACAGTGAAAAG GTGCACGTGAACCTGCTCATCCTGGAAGCCCGCATGCAGGCGGAGCTGCTGTACGCGCTGCAGGCCATCACCCAGTACATGGTCTCGTAG
- the LOC101794001 gene encoding sestrin-3 isoform X1, with translation MIVCPQSMEHPRGSRCQRLPGQVVKMSGSEPERPQFLFVKALASRGRLEAVTQQMGYHPRYLDSFLKTQHYLLHMDGPLPFDCRHYIAIMAAARHQCRYLVNLHVLQFLRAGGDPQWLRGLDFIPPKLRNLNEINKILAHRPWLITKEHIEKLLKISEWSWSLAELVHAVVLLAHCHALASFVFGCGCEQEEGLGGRGSLKASPPGNQCFCEAATGNGCSQELLRINRKRSLDSCMELDSLRERIQRIHVETEGREETRLLPPDREEDTIGEVTGAANLACYMQDPDFGYQDFARRDEDQTQVFRVQDYSWEDHGFSLVNRLYSDIGHLLDEKFRMVGGLQSSAMAKRQGCEPSVFKRGIWNYIHCMFGIRYDDYDYAEVNHLLERMLKVYIKTVTCYPEKTNPEMFDRFWKQFKHSEKVHVNLLILEARMQAELLYALQAITQYMVS, from the exons ATGATCGTGTGTCCCCAGAGCATGGAGCACCCCCGAGGAAGCCGGTGCCAGCGGCTGCCGGGGCAG GTGGTGAAGATGTCCGGCAGCGAGCCCGAGCGCCCGCAGTTCCTCTTCGTGAAGGCGCTGGCGAGCCGGGGGCGGCTGGAGGCGGTGACCCAGCAGATGGGCTACCACCCGCGCTACCTCGACAGCTTCCTGAAGACGCAGCACTACCTGCTGCACATGGACGGCCCGCTGCCCTTCGACTGCCGCCACTACATCGCCATCATG GCGGCCGCCCGGCACCAGTGCCGGTACCTGGTGAACCTGCACGTGCTGCAGTTCCTGCGGGCGGGGGGCGATCCCCAGTGGCTGCGCGGCCTCGACTTCATCCCCCCCAAACTCCGCAACCTCAACGAGATCAACAAGATCCTGGCCCACCGGCCCTGGCTCATCACCAAGGAGCACATCGAG aagctgctgaaaaTCAGCGAGTGGAGCTGGTCGCTGGCGGAGCTGGTGCACGCCGTCGTCCTCCTGGCGCACTGCCACGCGCTCGCCAGCTTTGTCTTCGGCTGCGGCTGCGAGCAGgaagaggggctggggggccggGGGTCGCTGAAGGCCTCTCCGCCTGGGAACCAGTGCTTCTGCGAGGCCGCCACCGGGAACggctgcagccaggagctgctgcgcATCAACCGCAAGAGG TCCCTGGACTCCTGCATGGAGCTGGACTCTCTCCGGGAGCGCATTCAGCGGATCCACGTAGAGAcggagggcagggaggagacGAGGCTGCTGCCACCGGACCGTGAGGAAG aTACCATCGGGGAAGTCACTGGCGCCGCCAACCTGGCGTGCTACATGCAGGACCCCGACTTTGGCTACCAGGACTTTGCCCGGCGCGATGAGGACCAGACGCAGGTATTCAGAGTCCAG GATTACTCCTGGGAAGACCACGGCTTCTCGCTGGTGAACCGCCTCTACTCGGACATCGGGCACCTCCTGGATGAGAAGTTCCGGATGGTGGGTGGCCTGCAGAGCAGTGCCATGGCCAAGAGACAGGGCTGCGAACCCTCAGTCTTCAAGCGGGGCATCTGGAACTACATCCACTGCATGTTTGGCATCAG GTACGACGACTATGACTACGCAGAGGTGAATCACCTCCTGGAGCGAATGCTCAAAGTCTACATTAAGACTGTAACCTGCTACCCAGAGAAGACAAACCCCGAAATGTTCGACAGGTTCTGGAAGCAGTTCAAGCACAGTGAAAAG GTGCACGTGAACCTGCTCATCCTGGAAGCCCGCATGCAGGCGGAGCTGCTGTACGCGCTGCAGGCCATCACCCAGTACATGGTCTCGTAG
- the LOC101794001 gene encoding sestrin-3 isoform X3 gives MSGSEPERPQFLFVKALASRGRLEAVTQQMGYHPRYLDSFLKTQHYLLHMDGPLPFDCRHYIAIMAAARHQCRYLVNLHVLQFLRAGGDPQWLRGLDFIPPKLRNLNEINKILAHRPWLITKEHIEKLLKISEWSWSLAELVHAVVLLAHCHALASFVFGCGCEQEEGLGGRGSLKASPPGNQCFCEAATGNGCSQELLRINRKRSLDSCMELDSLRERIQRIHVETEGREETRLLPPDREEDTIGEVTGAANLACYMQDPDFGYQDFARRDEDQTQVFRVQDYSWEDHGFSLVNRLYSDIGHLLDEKFRMVGGLQSSAMAKRQGCEPSVFKRGIWNYIHCMFGIRYDDYDYAEVNHLLERMLKVYIKTVTCYPEKTNPEMFDRFWKQFKHSEKVHVNLLILEARMQAELLYALQAITQYMVS, from the exons ATGTCCGGCAGCGAGCCCGAGCGCCCGCAGTTCCTCTTCGTGAAGGCGCTGGCGAGCCGGGGGCGGCTGGAGGCGGTGACCCAGCAGATGGGCTACCACCCGCGCTACCTCGACAGCTTCCTGAAGACGCAGCACTACCTGCTGCACATGGACGGCCCGCTGCCCTTCGACTGCCGCCACTACATCGCCATCATG GCGGCCGCCCGGCACCAGTGCCGGTACCTGGTGAACCTGCACGTGCTGCAGTTCCTGCGGGCGGGGGGCGATCCCCAGTGGCTGCGCGGCCTCGACTTCATCCCCCCCAAACTCCGCAACCTCAACGAGATCAACAAGATCCTGGCCCACCGGCCCTGGCTCATCACCAAGGAGCACATCGAG aagctgctgaaaaTCAGCGAGTGGAGCTGGTCGCTGGCGGAGCTGGTGCACGCCGTCGTCCTCCTGGCGCACTGCCACGCGCTCGCCAGCTTTGTCTTCGGCTGCGGCTGCGAGCAGgaagaggggctggggggccggGGGTCGCTGAAGGCCTCTCCGCCTGGGAACCAGTGCTTCTGCGAGGCCGCCACCGGGAACggctgcagccaggagctgctgcgcATCAACCGCAAGAGG TCCCTGGACTCCTGCATGGAGCTGGACTCTCTCCGGGAGCGCATTCAGCGGATCCACGTAGAGAcggagggcagggaggagacGAGGCTGCTGCCACCGGACCGTGAGGAAG aTACCATCGGGGAAGTCACTGGCGCCGCCAACCTGGCGTGCTACATGCAGGACCCCGACTTTGGCTACCAGGACTTTGCCCGGCGCGATGAGGACCAGACGCAGGTATTCAGAGTCCAG GATTACTCCTGGGAAGACCACGGCTTCTCGCTGGTGAACCGCCTCTACTCGGACATCGGGCACCTCCTGGATGAGAAGTTCCGGATGGTGGGTGGCCTGCAGAGCAGTGCCATGGCCAAGAGACAGGGCTGCGAACCCTCAGTCTTCAAGCGGGGCATCTGGAACTACATCCACTGCATGTTTGGCATCAG GTACGACGACTATGACTACGCAGAGGTGAATCACCTCCTGGAGCGAATGCTCAAAGTCTACATTAAGACTGTAACCTGCTACCCAGAGAAGACAAACCCCGAAATGTTCGACAGGTTCTGGAAGCAGTTCAAGCACAGTGAAAAG GTGCACGTGAACCTGCTCATCCTGGAAGCCCGCATGCAGGCGGAGCTGCTGTACGCGCTGCAGGCCATCACCCAGTACATGGTCTCGTAG